Proteins co-encoded in one candidate division WOR-3 bacterium genomic window:
- the plsX gene encoding phosphate acyltransferase PlsX: MRIVLDLLGTDKAPSSEIAGAELFLKENPKSFLYIVGTPEFKNQIKFNGRYEFIEAENRVYFEEKPSEVLRTKKNSTIAIGLSLLKEGKADAFVSAGNTGAILAYSIKILGRLKGVKRPAICALFPTHKGFCAVLDVGANAFVRPLFLYQFGVMGKIFVEEIMGIKNPKIALLSIGEEETKGNELIMKSKELFEKDPNLNFIGFIEGNEILKGKADVVVTDGFTGNTLLKFGEGVVEFTYNFFLDSIEGSIKNKIGFYFMKNSFKSFFKKVSYEELGGAPLLGINGDVFISHGRSSKIAIKNALKSALKFVELKINEKIEKSLLEFEKVDIE; encoded by the coding sequence ATGAGGATTGTTCTTGACCTTCTTGGCACAGATAAAGCTCCTTCTTCTGAAATCGCTGGGGCTGAACTCTTCTTAAAAGAAAATCCTAAGTCCTTTTTGTATATAGTTGGAACTCCGGAGTTTAAAAATCAAATAAAATTTAATGGAAGGTACGAGTTTATTGAGGCTGAAAATAGAGTCTATTTTGAAGAAAAACCTTCTGAAGTTTTAAGAACAAAAAAAAATTCCACGATAGCTATTGGTCTTTCACTTTTAAAAGAAGGTAAAGCTGATGCTTTTGTAAGTGCTGGTAATACTGGAGCAATTCTTGCCTACTCAATAAAGATTTTAGGGAGACTTAAAGGTGTTAAAAGACCTGCAATATGTGCCCTTTTCCCTACACATAAAGGTTTTTGTGCTGTGCTTGACGTCGGCGCAAATGCTTTTGTAAGGCCTTTATTTCTTTATCAATTCGGGGTTATGGGTAAGATATTTGTTGAGGAAATAATGGGGATAAAAAATCCAAAAATAGCTTTACTTTCAATAGGTGAGGAAGAAACAAAAGGAAATGAACTTATAATGAAATCCAAGGAGCTTTTTGAAAAGGACCCAAATTTGAATTTTATAGGATTTATTGAAGGTAATGAAATTTTAAAGGGTAAAGCGGATGTTGTTGTGACAGATGGATTTACAGGAAATACTCTTTTAAAATTTGGTGAAGGTGTTGTTGAGTTCACCTATAATTTTTTCCTTGATTCAATAGAAGGTTCAATAAAAAACAAAATAGGGTTTTATTTTATGAAAAATTCCTTTAAATCCTTTTTTAAAAAGGTGAGTTATGAAGAATTGGGAGGGGCCCCTTTGCTTGGAATTAATGGAGATGTTTTTATATCTCATGGAAGAAGTTCTAAAATTGCAATTAAAAATGCTTTAAAATCTGCTTTAAAATTTGTTGAATTAAAAATTAACGAAAAAATTGAAAAGTCCCTTCTTGAGTTTGAAAAGGTTGATATAGAATAA